One genomic window of Hyphomicrobiales bacterium includes the following:
- a CDS encoding GNAT family N-acetyltransferase → MLSNATPHIRPPTPADAEALGGLVRALCVHQGDPTEHATTEAVLRDMISPGRAVDCLVAEEAGRLVGYVTFQSAYEAAHAARGLYVCDLFVSDEARGRGAGRRLLVAVAREVEARGLVYLWWVSKAWNSEAQAFYAGLGAMSEAVVAHAIHGEPLARLIGEG, encoded by the coding sequence CCCCCCGACGCCGGCCGACGCCGAGGCGCTCGGCGGTCTCGTGCGTGCGCTCTGCGTCCATCAAGGTGATCCGACCGAGCACGCGACCACCGAGGCGGTTCTGCGCGACATGATCTCGCCGGGGCGGGCCGTCGATTGCCTCGTTGCCGAGGAGGCCGGCCGCCTCGTCGGCTATGTCACGTTCCAGTCCGCCTACGAGGCCGCCCATGCCGCGCGCGGGCTCTATGTCTGCGACCTCTTCGTCAGTGACGAGGCGCGCGGTCGCGGCGCCGGCCGCCGGCTGCTCGTCGCGGTCGCCAGGGAGGTCGAAGCACGCGGCCTCGTCTATCTCTGGTGGGTCTCGAAGGCCTGGAACAGCGAGGCGCAGGCCTTCTATGCGGGCCTCGGGGCGATGAGCGAGGCGGTCGTTGCCCACGCCATCCATGGCGAGCCACTCGCGCGCCTCATCGGCGAGGGCTGA